One window of the Babesia bovis T2Bo chromosome 2, whole genome shotgun sequence genome contains the following:
- a CDS encoding Root hair defective 3 GTP-binding protein (RHD3) family protein: MTEDVMNDDFDSLVTKPTEFIDYNCDINNGFNDLLKSQKFDKLGFNYNVLSILGCQSSGKSSLLNSVFGLDFDVMNTKLGHSQTTKGLWGALVIPKDTGSGNVTIVIDVEGTDSRERGEGRLTFEHRSALLCLAISDCVVINLWYHSLGNLTGSNYGLLKTVVEANLELAEASENTLASGDYKTVLCFCIRDWFPELAPLETVRQKVVNEYMLGIWNDINKPDKFKNSKLEDIFRFELYGFNHALVHPDEFAKDSSRFRLAWATSISPKSYSRAVPSDGFFYYASNILQTVKDQSHLDIPNQREMLANFRCQEIKGGVLDEMVPSISSMLTDAQSGVMDDFQHRAVELVDVAVGKYLELASRYDKTTSNKIGNELVISVFSKLQPVFDAIISHHCSDLAVRATVRLNEKFAISGKERSPMVGGQKAADVWPKFNMLTDEIKAELYNSLNSHILSCAINYSHESGIQAQSDFDTSAAVDMFNVTFKNEVESVRARHIRALLGQITDLVDSGFKVIGEALLERNVTSDKYWGDVNDLIDRAYSTCLDTMGPCYTGLVPSVQPNEFEYLAFMILLQATKCNLERTESRITDIILERFEQFFQYQEFNGETVPRDWGSYTEEELKQTYTQCKKEALNIVAVLRDCSPPTLEVPAFEVSSLKPNHVLYQELSAGVDSLRATTTSLSDEVLVDTVKACRKRFQEFFRTAQQIQSSSKNGISWKNIPPPFWILLLLCSWNELCSVLRIVFKVQVLIPLIILGFIVVQYFSHLVFGTSADAVFRPFKRQARELAMVGTKWIFKVATSTAAAAVNAGAKTTFLSDDDNDSGKKAEEN; the protein is encoded by the exons ATGACGGAAGACGTGATGAACGACGATTTTGATAGTCTGGTGACCAAACCGACTGAATTCATTGATTATAATTGTGATATTAA CAATGGATTCAATGACCTTTTGAAATCGCAGAAGTTCGACAAATTAGGGTTTAATTACAATGTACTGTCTATTTTGGGTTGCCAGAGTAGTGGGAAGA GTTCCTTGCTCAATAGTGTCTTTGGTTTGGATTTCGATGTTATGAACACGAAGCTAGGCCACAGTCAAACTACTAAAGGTCTTTGGGGCGCGTTGGTGATTCCTAAAGACACGGGAAGTGGGAATGTGACTATTGTTATTGATGTAGAAGGCACCGACTCGCGTGAGAGAGGTGAAGGCCGATTAACTTTTGAGCATCGTTCTGCGTTGCTCTGTTTAGCTATATCTGACTGTGTGGTTATTAACTTGTGGTACCATTCTTTGGGTAACCTTACTGGTTCTAACTATGGTCTTTTGAAGACGGTTGTTGAAGCTAACCTTGAGTTAGCCGAGGCCTCTGAGAACACGCT TGCATCTGGAGATTATAAAACTGTTTTATGCTTTTGCATTCGTGATTGGTTTCCTGAGTTGGCACCCCTTGAGACTGTTCGTCAGAAGGTTGTGAATGAGTACATGCTGGGCATATGGAATGACATTAACAAGCCTGACAAATTTAAGAACAGCAAGCTTGAGGATATATTCCGTTTTGAGTTGTATGGGTTCAACCATGCACTTGTTCATCCCGATGAATTTGCGAAAGATTCATCAAGGTTCCGCTTAGCGTGGGCCACCAGCATTAGCCCGAAGTCATATTCTCGCGCAGTCCCTTCAGATGGCTTCTTCTACTATGCTAGCAACATACTTCAGACCGTCAAGGATCAAAGCCATTTAGATATTCCAAACCAGCGTGAGATGTTGGCTAACTTCCGCTGTCAAGAGATAAAGGGTGGTGTTTTGGATGAGATGGTTCCATCGATTAGCTCCATGCTTACTGATGCCCAATCTGGTGTTATGGACGATTTCCAACATCGTGCGGTTGAGTTGGTTGATGTGGCCGTTGGTAAGTACCTTGAGCTTGCGTCAAGGTACGACAAGACAACAAGTAATAAAATTGGCAATGAGCTTGTTATTTCAGTTTTTAGCAAGTTACAGCCGGTATTCGATGCCATTATATCACACCACTGCTCTGACTTGGCAGTGCGTGCAACTGTGAGGTTGAATGAGAAGTTTGCCATCAGTGGCAAAGAACGTTCACCTATGGTTGGTGGCCAGAAGGCCGCTGATGTATGGCCTAAGTTCAATATGTTAACTGACGAAATAAAGGCTGAGTTGTACAACTCGCTAAATTCGCACATACTGTCGTGTGCGATTAACTATTCTCATGAATCTGGAATACAAGCGCAATCTGATTTTGACACATCTGCTGCCGTTGACATGTTCAATGTTACATTTAAGAATGAAGTTGAATCTGTGAGAGCACGTCATATACGTGCTTTACTAGGCCAGATAACTGATTTGGTGGACTCTGGCTTTAAGGTTATTGGTGAGGCCTTATTGGAGCGCAATGTTACGAGTGACAAGTATTGGGGCGATGTCAATGATCTTATTGACCGCGCTTACAGTACGTGTTTGGACACTATGGGTCCTTGTTATACAGGGCTTGTACCATCGGTACAACCGAATGAGTTTGAGTATTTGGCTTTTATGATACTACTCCAAGCAACCAAATGTAACTTGGAGCGTACTGAATCGCGTATTACTGATATCATACTAGAGCGTTTTGAGCAGTTTTTCCAATATCAGGAATTCAACGGGGAGACTGTCCCACGCGACTGGGGGTCTTACACTGAAGAGGAGCTCAAACAGACCTATACACAATGCAAAAAGGAAGCACTGAACATAGTTGCTGTATTGCGTGACTGTTCTCCACCCACTCTGGAGGTACCGGCTTTTGAAGTGTCCTCACTAAAACCTAACCATGTCTTATACCAGGAACTGTCTGCAGGTGTCGATAGCTTGAGGGCGACAACTACGTCACTCAGTGACGAGGTCCTCGTTGATACTGTTAAAGCGTGCAGGAAGCGATTCCAGGAGTTCTTCAGGACGGCTCAGCAAATACAGAGTTCGTCTAAGAACGGTATATCGTGGAAGAACATACCGCCGCCTTTCTGGATACTTTTGCTACTATGCTCGTGGAATGAGTTATGCAGCGTATTACGGATCGTATTCAAGGTACAAGTGCTAATCCCTTTGATTATACTAGGCTTCATCGTTGTACAATACTTCTCGCATTTGGTATTCGGCACCTCGGCTGATGC GGTATTCCGACCGTTTAAACGACAAGCGCGGGAACTAGCGATGGTCGGCACTAAATGGATCTTTAAAGTGGCCACATCAACCGCTGCTGCCGCAGTCAATGCAGGGGCTAAGACTACATTCCTATCAGATGATGACAATGACAGCGGCAAAAAGGCCGAAGAAAATTGA
- a CDS encoding HIT zinc finger family protein encodes MQQGATPKAPKRSRKDSDSDDSESDLPLNKVVESVGGKKRDPLDLRVVVENDAVDCEAKGVVSWKVAHAGASEQPGRHLCVICGLFAPYKCIDCASKRISQMHTYICGRGCLDIHKNHNCGRPLNFTHW; translated from the exons ATGCAGCAGGGCGCAACGCCAAAGGCGCCTAAGCGCAGTCGCAAGGATTCGGATTCTGATGACTCTGAATCTGACCTTCCGTTGAATAAGGTTGTTGAAAGTGTCGGTGGCAAGAAACGTGATCCCCTAGACCTTCGCGTAGTTGTAGAAAATGATGCAGTGGACTGTGAAGC AAAGGGAGTGGTAAGCTGGAAGGTAGCACATGCGGGAGCATCAGAGCAACCGGGTAGACACCTATGTGTCATATGCGGTTTATTTGCTCCCTACAAGTGTATAGACTGTGCTTCAAAGagaatatcgcaaatgcATACGTATATTTGTGGCCGCGGTTGCCTTGATATCCACAAAAACCACAACTGTGGGAGACCACTGAATTTTACGCATTGGTAA
- a CDS encoding ribosomal RNA dimethyladenosine transferase family protein, protein MASRRQKTHFRVEPYRICAVGPKSSRPASTTVPTIAIVDQKVTSGGMTFNKKFGQHMLKNPGILDKIILAAEIRSSDTVLEIGPGTGNLTIRLVPLARKVIAIDIDNRMVGEVKKRCLSMGYSNLDVIEGDALRITYPKFDVCTANLPYQISSPFVFKLLSHRPLFRCAVLMFQKEFAERLLASTNEAKYGRLAINTRLFCTVTRVCKVAPGSFNPPPKVDSMIVKIVPREQPLVIDFVEWDGMIRVCFTRKRRTLRSLFKKQAILSVLEGNYKNWCTINGKAPEPMPFKDYCMGILEESGLSNRRSITVSIAEFLELMVKFNNAGIHFANVARPAGATADESALSTGDNRIPEFLFTDDHMELDD, encoded by the exons ATGGCTTCCAGGCGCCAAAAGACCCATTTCAGGGTCGAACCATATCGCATTTGCGCTGTCG GTCCCAAGTCATCCAGGCCTGCGTCGACTACAGTGCCCACTATAGCCATTGTGGACCAAAAGGTCACCTCCGGTGGCATGACCTTCAATAAGAAGTTTGGTCAGCATATGCTTAAGAACCCTGGTATACTAGACAAGATTATACTGGCCGCTGAGATTCGTTCTTCTGATACAGTTCTGGAAATTGGACCTGGTAC TGGTAACTTGACTATACGGCTAGTTCCCCTGGCTCGTAAAGTAATTGCCATCGATATCGATAATCGTATGGTTGGGGAGGTGAAGAAGCGCTGCTTGTCAATGGGCTACAGCAACCTTGATGTAATTGAAGGAGATGCGTTGCGTATAACATACCCCAAATTTGACGTCTGTACGGCCAATTTACCGTACCAAATATCAAGTCCCTTCGTATTCAAGTTGTTATCACACCGTCCGCTATTTAGATGTGCTGTCTTAATGTTCCAGAAAGAATTTGCCGAACGTTTATTGGCATCTACCAACGAGGCTAAATACGGCCGCTTGGCCATTAACACCCGTCTGTTTTGTACTGTAACTCGTGTTTGCAAGGTTGCTCCGG GTAGTTTCAACCCACCTCCAAAGGTTGACAGCATGATTGTGAAGATAGTGCCACGTGAACAGCCATTGGTG ATCGACTTTGTTGAGTGGGATGGTATGATTCGTGTCTGCTTTACCCGGAAGCGTCGTACACTTCGGAGTCTATTCAAGAAACAGGCTATTCTGTCAGTTTTAGAGGGTAACTACAAAAATTGGTGCACTATCAACGGCAAGGCACCCGAACCTATGCCATTCAAG GACTACTGTATGGGCATACTTGAAGAATCCGGGTTGTCTAATCGGCGCAGCATTACAGTGTCAATCGCTGAATTTCTAGAGCTCATGGTCAAGTTTAACAACGCAGGGATACACTTTGCCAACGTGGCGCGACCTGCAGGTGCCACCGCAGATGAAAGTGCCCTATCAACTG GCGACAATCGCATACCTGAATTCCTATTCACGGACGACCACATGGAACTTGATGACTGA